The genomic window CCGGGCGGTTCTCCGAGTTGTCGGGAGGTGCGAACGGTCGAGGGATACGACGAGGGGACCGTCGGGGTCGGGGTCGGTATCGGAATCGAACCGGAACGAACTCCGGGGATGCACGAGGTGTCGTTGCTCCTGTCGATACCGATACCGATTCCGACCCCGATTCGGTTGCACCTTCCAAGAACCCGCCCCCCCCCCTCGCACGACTCGTACTCAGCCCGGAGGGCGGTACTCGTCCTCGTACTCGTCCTCGACTCGCAGGCACACCGTTTCAGCGTCGCCTCATGGCAGGTCCGATGGGTTCGATCCTGTTCGGACCTCCCATTTCGCATGCGAACCGGGCAGGGCGAGCACGAGCACGAGCACGAGCACGAGCACGAGCACGAGCACGAGCACGAGGTCTGCTGCAAAAGTCTGAGGTGCGCTGGCAGGGCGGGGACGTTGGGGGGCCGAGGCTGGGTGGGACTTTGTTGGGTGTGCACGCTTTAGCGTGTCGGGGGCGGACTTGGGAGGCTCACGCTGAAGCGTGGACACCCAACCGTCCCTCCGATCCCACCCCTCCGCTTCACCCTTCGGAGGGACGAGCTCCGCGAGTCCTCAATCCATTGCACCATACTCTTTCGTCCTCCCCAGGGACTCGTACTCAGCCCGGAGGGCGGTACTCGTACTCGTCCTCGACTCGCAGGCACACCGTTTCAGCGTCGCCTCATGGCAGGTCCGATGGGTTCGATCCTGTTCGGACCTCCCATTTCGCATGCGAACCGGGCAGGGCGATTACGATTACGATTACGATTACGAGTACGAGGTTTGGGGCGGGGAGGAGGGAGGTGTGCACCGCATGGCAGGGAGGGAGCCCCCTCCCCTGCTGCATGGATACGGCTCAGGAGGGGGCGGAAGATGGCCCGGATTCAGCCGCGGAGGTCGCGATCGAGTTGTCCCACGGTCTTGCGGACGTTGGGATCGGTTTCCATGCGATCGGCGACGGCGCGGCAGGCATGGAGGACGGTGCCATGGTCGCGACCGCCGAAGGCCCCGCCGATGGTGCTGAGGGAGGACTCGGTGAGGGTGCGGGCGAGGAACATGGCGACCTGCCTGGGGAAGGCGATGTGATCGGGGCGGCGACGACCCAGGATATCAGAGACGCGGAGATCGTAGTGGTCGGCGACGCGCTTGATGATGACGTCGATGGTGAGGGAGGCACGGCCCTCCTCGCCGAGGACATCGCGGAGCAGATCGCGGAGCCGGTCAACGGTCAGGATCTGACCGGTGAGCTTGGCGTAGCTGGCGACGCGGGTGAGGGCGCCTTCGAGGCGCCGGACGTTGGTGCGGATGCGTTCGGCGAGGAACTGGGCGATGTCCGCGGGCAGGACGTAATGCATCTGGTCAGCCTTCTTGCGAAGGATGGCCATGCGGGTTTCGACATCGGGGGGATGGATATCGGCGACGAGGCCCCATTCGAAACGGGAGACGAGGCGTTGTTCGAGTCCCTGGATTTCGCTGGCGGGACGGTCGCAGGTGAGAACGATCTGCTTCCGGCATTCGTGGAGGGCGTTGAAGGTATGGAAGAACTCCTCCTGGATGCGTTCCTTGCCGGAGAGGAACTGGATGTCGTCGATGAGGAGGACATCGGATTCGCGGAACTTCTTTCGGAACCTGGCCAGCCGGTTGTTCTGGAGGGCG from Verrucomicrobiia bacterium includes these protein-coding regions:
- the dnaA gene encoding chromosomal replication initiator protein DnaA, with amino-acid sequence MEPAAQTLWNSALSSLRDVLNPEIFRLWFAPVQPASLEADKLTLVVANDFSGVWLGENYRDLIHNALRAAAGRTIAFTFVPQSAPGPVNGSAAPDASAPAAQPAEPAPAAAETRESASTVSTFDPKNTFESFVIGNNIHAHAAAVAVAETPGRAYNPLFLIGGVGLGKTHLLHAIGQHVSSQRRTARVVFLSTERFTNEFIDALQNNRLARFRKKFRESDVLLIDDIQFLSGKERIQEEFFHTFNALHECRKQIVLTCDRPASEIQGLEQRLVSRFEWGLVADIHPPDVETRMAILRKKADQMHYVLPADIAQFLAERIRTNVRRLEGALTRVASYAKLTGQILTVDRLRDLLRDVLGEEGRASLTIDVIIKRVADHYDLRVSDILGRRRPDHIAFPRQVAMFLARTLTESSLSTIGGAFGGRDHGTVLHACRAVADRMETDPNVRKTVGQLDRDLRG